One Gimesia sp. DNA segment encodes these proteins:
- a CDS encoding PQQ-binding-like beta-propeller repeat protein, translated as MTRSIFYLPFLICVTACLHSVPVLEAGDWPMWRYDAGHTASSPAALPDQLTPVWTRKFSPRKQVWDDPLNNDLMTYDKVFEPVVSGQRMFVGFNDADKLVALDTRTGETLWTFFTDGPVRFSPVATEDRVYLVSDDGHLYCLNSSDGTLIWKFRGAPAAQKTLGNQRVISAWPARGGPVLYDDQIYFAASIWPFMGTFIYALDAETGTVTWVNDSTSASYIKQPHSAPSFAGVAPQGTLVATEELLLVPGGRSVPAALDRKTGELKYFHLGGKGNGGSFVISGEKEFFVHTRYRGVRAYNLETGLPNLYVHNEPVLHEEQIYSASLKNKQPVLEAFNNQHKALWSLPVDGQGDLIRAGNRLYAVGEQTLSAVELPASPDAKPQVAWQQPISGTVARLLAADNRLYAVTQEGAIMAFAAPGEQTESIITEATSETKPAVDPAAMELAARILKQTETRTGYAVCVGGDNPDLLDAFLRLSPLQLLVLEPDVQRVAALRKRYDARGEYGTRISAHQATPTRFKSPQHIARVTIVSAPQVESLTSASLQQIYRSVRPYGGVIWIPAADERLDSLKNMIRQAQLPKAEVAELADGLLIRRVGALPDSADWTHQYGDIANSVKSNDKRVKLPLGVLWFGGNSHDDVLPRHGHGPPEQVIGGRTFLEGMNSLSARDVYTGEVLWRREFDDLGTFGIYFNSTYADTPLSTQYNQKHIPGANARGTNYIATAEEVYLAIGAECHVLSAVDGQTQRIVKLPDPKKDWAFIAVDQDILLAGNGFAHYGKKVEEKAGKDGPAATDLSASRGLIAFDRRSGEKLWQVDAVHSFLHNGIVAGRNRLYCLDKLPASAEKKLSRRGMADPSQYRILCLDLQTGKELWSTKESIFGSWLGYSEKHDLLLQAGARASDRLSDEVGQGMIAYQADDGTILWQKKDQKYTGPLVLHNDLIITSANSYQVSGGAFHIRDGSPYTITNPITREKEPLKFSRTYGCNYVIASENLLTFRSGAAGFYDLANQSGTGNFGGFKSSCTSNLVVANGVLNAPDYTRTCSCSYQNQTSLALIHMPEIEIWTNSQLQDAAESTGVVKQAGINFGAPGDRGADTGTLWLDYPSVGGESPDLAVTISNKKYRTFRHHALKISDSPSKPGLSWVAASGIEDPKKITIAIRQEDSAKQGEGIPVASVDDDAEENPKGNVSMNSSDLELTLDGGNPQVVAIRFTDIPLSRTDELEAAYIQFTVDETGKEECQLKIQGELTVDSKPLMESKHNLSGRKRTRAVVAWSPPAWTKVDAAGEAQRTPDLKPILDEIRQQPGWKPGNPISFIITGTGTRTARSYRGPTSGSARLVLKKKETAAENRPEDVAAKTNENARRYSVRLTFNEPNMKLKIGERKFDVFLQGERVLQDFDILAETGQPMRSLVKEIPGVVVTDQLELEFKSVRGSQAAPLISGIELISED; from the coding sequence ATGACTCGATCTATATTTTACTTGCCATTCCTGATCTGTGTGACGGCCTGTCTCCATAGCGTCCCGGTTCTGGAGGCAGGCGACTGGCCGATGTGGCGCTATGACGCCGGTCATACGGCCTCCTCGCCTGCTGCCCTGCCCGACCAGTTGACGCCTGTCTGGACCCGGAAGTTCAGCCCACGGAAACAGGTCTGGGATGACCCGTTAAACAATGACCTGATGACGTACGACAAAGTCTTTGAACCGGTGGTGTCTGGCCAGCGAATGTTTGTCGGGTTTAATGACGCCGATAAACTCGTCGCTCTGGATACTCGGACCGGGGAGACGCTCTGGACGTTCTTCACCGATGGTCCCGTTCGTTTTTCGCCGGTTGCGACGGAAGACAGGGTCTACCTGGTCAGTGATGACGGACACCTCTATTGCCTCAACAGCAGCGACGGAACTTTGATCTGGAAGTTTCGTGGCGCGCCAGCGGCACAGAAGACATTGGGAAATCAGCGGGTGATTTCTGCCTGGCCTGCCCGCGGCGGTCCTGTTTTATACGACGATCAGATATATTTTGCAGCCAGTATCTGGCCGTTTATGGGGACGTTCATTTATGCTCTGGATGCAGAGACCGGAACGGTCACCTGGGTAAATGATTCGACCAGCGCCAGCTACATCAAACAGCCGCATAGCGCCCCTTCTTTTGCGGGTGTGGCGCCACAGGGCACGCTCGTGGCAACTGAAGAACTGCTGCTGGTGCCCGGCGGTCGTTCCGTTCCCGCAGCCCTGGATCGCAAGACCGGCGAATTGAAGTACTTTCACCTGGGAGGCAAAGGGAACGGCGGTTCGTTCGTGATTTCAGGCGAGAAAGAATTCTTTGTGCATACCCGCTATCGGGGAGTTCGTGCTTACAATCTGGAAACCGGATTGCCCAACCTGTACGTGCACAATGAACCGGTGCTCCACGAAGAACAGATCTATTCCGCCAGTCTCAAAAATAAACAGCCGGTGCTGGAGGCCTTTAATAATCAGCATAAGGCACTCTGGTCTCTCCCCGTGGATGGACAGGGAGATCTGATCCGAGCCGGAAATCGTCTCTACGCAGTGGGCGAGCAGACGCTTTCCGCTGTCGAACTGCCAGCCAGTCCAGATGCCAAACCGCAGGTTGCCTGGCAACAACCCATTTCCGGAACCGTCGCTCGTTTACTGGCTGCAGATAACAGGCTCTACGCGGTCACTCAGGAGGGCGCGATCATGGCGTTCGCCGCACCGGGAGAGCAAACTGAATCCATAATCACGGAGGCCACATCGGAAACGAAACCGGCCGTCGATCCCGCTGCCATGGAACTAGCTGCCAGGATTCTGAAACAGACCGAAACCCGTACCGGATATGCTGTCTGCGTGGGCGGGGATAATCCTGATTTACTGGACGCTTTCCTGCGACTCTCTCCGTTGCAACTGTTGGTGCTGGAGCCTGATGTGCAGCGTGTCGCTGCACTCCGCAAACGTTATGACGCTCGTGGGGAATATGGCACGCGTATCTCGGCTCACCAAGCAACTCCGACCCGTTTCAAGTCGCCACAACACATTGCCCGGGTGACGATCGTCAGCGCTCCGCAGGTGGAATCGCTGACCAGTGCCTCCCTGCAGCAAATTTATCGCTCGGTTCGCCCGTATGGCGGTGTCATCTGGATTCCTGCAGCAGACGAGCGACTTGATTCTCTCAAAAATATGATCCGTCAGGCGCAGCTTCCTAAAGCTGAGGTGGCTGAACTGGCCGATGGTCTCCTGATTCGCCGAGTGGGGGCACTGCCTGATTCGGCCGACTGGACGCACCAGTATGGGGATATCGCGAACAGTGTGAAATCGAATGACAAGCGAGTCAAACTCCCGTTAGGTGTCCTCTGGTTTGGCGGTAATTCGCACGACGATGTGCTCCCGCGACACGGGCATGGCCCGCCTGAGCAGGTCATCGGCGGTCGCACATTCCTGGAAGGGATGAACAGCCTGAGTGCCCGCGATGTTTACACGGGGGAAGTGCTCTGGAGACGTGAATTTGACGACCTGGGCACGTTTGGCATCTATTTCAATTCGACTTATGCCGACACGCCACTAAGTACGCAATACAACCAGAAACATATTCCCGGAGCGAATGCCCGCGGCACCAACTATATCGCCACAGCGGAAGAGGTCTATCTGGCCATTGGCGCTGAGTGCCATGTGCTGAGTGCCGTTGATGGGCAGACGCAACGAATCGTCAAACTGCCGGATCCTAAAAAAGACTGGGCCTTTATCGCTGTGGACCAGGATATCCTACTGGCTGGAAATGGATTTGCTCATTACGGCAAAAAAGTTGAGGAGAAAGCTGGCAAGGACGGCCCCGCGGCGACTGACTTGTCTGCCAGTCGAGGGTTGATCGCCTTTGATCGTCGGTCGGGAGAAAAACTCTGGCAGGTCGATGCCGTGCATTCATTCTTACACAACGGAATCGTCGCGGGACGGAATCGGTTGTACTGCCTCGACAAACTTCCTGCGAGTGCCGAGAAAAAACTGTCGCGGCGCGGCATGGCTGATCCTTCACAGTACCGCATTCTCTGCCTGGATCTGCAGACCGGGAAAGAACTCTGGTCGACAAAGGAAAGTATCTTTGGTTCCTGGCTGGGCTACTCTGAAAAACATGATCTGCTGTTGCAGGCCGGTGCCCGGGCCAGCGATCGCCTCAGTGATGAAGTGGGCCAGGGTATGATTGCCTACCAGGCCGATGACGGCACCATTCTCTGGCAGAAAAAGGATCAGAAATATACCGGTCCGCTGGTGCTGCACAACGATCTGATTATCACTTCGGCTAATTCGTACCAGGTCTCAGGGGGCGCCTTTCACATCAGGGATGGCAGCCCTTACACGATTACGAATCCAATTACCCGCGAAAAAGAGCCGCTGAAGTTTTCCCGTACCTATGGCTGCAATTATGTGATTGCCAGTGAGAATCTGCTGACATTCCGATCTGGGGCTGCGGGGTTTTATGATCTGGCCAATCAGAGTGGGACCGGTAATTTCGGCGGGTTCAAATCGAGTTGTACTTCGAATTTGGTTGTGGCGAATGGTGTATTGAATGCCCCCGATTACACTCGCACCTGCAGTTGCTCCTATCAGAACCAGACCTCCCTGGCCTTGATCCACATGCCTGAAATCGAAATCTGGACCAACAGCCAGTTACAGGACGCTGCAGAGTCGACGGGAGTGGTGAAACAGGCGGGGATCAATTTCGGTGCCCCCGGGGATCGCGGGGCAGACACCGGTACGCTCTGGCTGGATTATCCTAGCGTGGGTGGGGAGTCTCCTGACTTAGCAGTCACCATCTCAAACAAAAAATATCGCACCTTCCGCCACCATGCGCTTAAAATCAGCGATTCACCGTCGAAACCGGGTTTGAGCTGGGTCGCTGCCTCCGGCATTGAAGATCCGAAGAAGATTACGATCGCCATCCGCCAGGAGGATTCAGCCAAACAAGGAGAAGGCATTCCTGTGGCCAGTGTAGATGATGACGCGGAAGAGAATCCCAAGGGGAACGTCAGCATGAACAGCAGCGATCTGGAGCTGACACTGGATGGCGGTAATCCACAGGTCGTGGCGATTCGTTTTACCGATATCCCCCTGTCACGCACCGACGAACTCGAAGCAGCCTATATTCAATTCACTGTCGATGAGACGGGCAAGGAAGAGTGCCAGCTGAAAATTCAAGGTGAGCTGACTGTCGATTCGAAACCACTGATGGAATCAAAACACAATCTCTCCGGCCGAAAACGGACGCGGGCTGTCGTCGCCTGGTCGCCTCCTGCCTGGACCAAGGTGGATGCTGCTGGTGAAGCACAACGGACGCCTGATTTAAAACCCATTCTCGATGAAATTCGCCAGCAGCCTGGTTGGAAACCGGGCAATCCGATTTCATTTATCATCACCGGTACGGGCACACGCACAGCCCGCTCTTATCGGGGACCGACTTCCGGATCGGCGCGACTGGTACTGAAAAAGAAAGAGACAGCGGCGGAGAACCGTCCTGAAGATGTTGCAGCGAAAACGAATGAAAATGCCCGACGATATTCAGTTCGCCTGACTTTCAATGAACCGAACATGAAACTCAAAATCGGGGAACGAAAGTTTGATGTATTCCTGCAGGGAGAACGGGTGCTGCAGGACTTCGATATTCTGGCTGAGACTGGTCAGCCCATGCGAAGCCTGGTCAAGGAAATCCCCGGAGTGGTGGTGACCGATCAGCTGGAGCTGGAATTCAAGTCTGTCCGTGGCTCTCAGGCCGCTCCCCTCATCTCGGGGATCGAGTTGATCAGTGAAGACTGA
- a CDS encoding EF-hand domain-containing protein, with protein MTAAARTICCYLTAALLGLVPLRISLAGEVQDSAPQAATAQRILLLAPSAPVVIAVNIQVDEADFCATTTDYIQRLFTSLDRNEDQFIDQTEMENVPAFGIRLFDQGSPAERLHLLDVAPRDQKLSIGEFATYIHRAQGSAFRIAGAPTRSSQVIELFRKLDYNGDGSVSDAEFEASSRALTQFDRDEDEVLNLAELRPFNANQTQTVVGGGQGETETPFRQLDNDRSIRQAVDELLKKYVEHANPQQDALALACFSSTSSGTSQIQDFDQDADGYLNREEISAWLHHPASELQLEMALPRQKAFRPTLKFVSQQTPRVTEVESPSRSRLQLRLDSLQLEFRVKSSRHMLADNVRFYQTRFRVVDSDRNGYLSPNEFMQLNIPGADYQKADQNQDEMLHREELTDYLIQKTSSVQNQVVMTVSNDGKSLFEILDADLDRRLSPRELKNSLQRVREYDKNRDQSLDPAELRGHFKLTFELGKPQLFQFDPRMDSMAMNQNSTIPRTISGPRWFQRMDRNRDGDISEREFLFDAATFKRLDQNQDHLISADEAEALSPKSD; from the coding sequence ATGACCGCAGCCGCCAGGACAATCTGTTGCTACCTGACCGCAGCTCTGCTGGGACTGGTCCCGTTGCGCATCAGTTTGGCAGGAGAAGTTCAGGATTCCGCGCCGCAGGCAGCGACGGCCCAGCGAATACTACTTTTGGCACCTTCTGCCCCCGTCGTGATTGCAGTCAACATTCAGGTTGATGAAGCTGATTTCTGCGCGACGACGACTGATTACATCCAACGCCTGTTTACCTCGCTGGACCGTAACGAGGATCAGTTCATTGATCAGACCGAGATGGAAAACGTCCCGGCATTCGGTATCCGCCTGTTTGATCAGGGGAGCCCGGCAGAGCGGCTGCATTTACTGGATGTAGCGCCCCGGGACCAGAAGTTGAGCATCGGTGAATTTGCGACTTATATTCACCGGGCCCAGGGTTCTGCGTTTCGCATCGCGGGGGCTCCTACAAGATCGTCCCAGGTGATCGAACTCTTTCGCAAACTGGATTACAACGGCGATGGTTCCGTGAGCGATGCGGAATTCGAAGCCAGCTCCCGCGCGTTGACACAGTTTGATCGTGATGAAGATGAAGTGCTGAATCTGGCGGAACTTCGCCCGTTTAATGCGAATCAGACTCAAACCGTGGTTGGAGGAGGTCAGGGAGAAACCGAGACCCCCTTCCGGCAGTTGGACAACGATCGCTCGATTCGCCAGGCGGTTGACGAACTGTTGAAAAAATATGTTGAACACGCCAATCCCCAGCAGGATGCCCTGGCTCTGGCCTGTTTCAGTTCCACCAGCAGTGGGACATCCCAGATTCAGGATTTCGATCAGGACGCGGATGGTTATTTGAATCGAGAGGAGATATCGGCCTGGCTGCATCATCCCGCAAGTGAGCTGCAACTGGAAATGGCGCTCCCCCGACAGAAAGCATTCAGGCCCACGCTCAAATTCGTCAGTCAGCAGACACCCCGCGTCACCGAGGTTGAATCTCCGTCCCGTTCGCGACTGCAGTTACGGCTCGACAGTCTGCAACTCGAATTTCGCGTCAAGAGTTCGCGGCACATGCTGGCCGACAATGTCCGTTTCTACCAGACTCGTTTTCGCGTTGTCGACAGTGATAGAAATGGTTATCTGTCTCCAAACGAATTCATGCAGTTGAACATCCCCGGTGCCGACTATCAGAAAGCGGACCAGAATCAGGATGAAATGCTGCACAGGGAAGAGCTGACCGACTACCTGATTCAGAAAACGTCTTCCGTACAGAACCAGGTCGTCATGACAGTCAGCAACGATGGCAAATCGCTGTTTGAAATTCTCGACGCCGATCTGGATCGACGCTTGAGCCCTCGCGAACTCAAAAACAGTCTCCAGCGAGTGCGGGAGTATGATAAAAACCGGGACCAGTCACTGGATCCTGCAGAATTACGAGGACATTTCAAACTGACATTTGAACTCGGGAAACCGCAATTGTTTCAGTTTGATCCACGGATGGATTCCATGGCAATGAACCAGAACAGTACAATCCCACGTACCATTTCTGGACCGCGCTGGTTTCAACGCATGGATCGTAACCGGGATGGTGACATTTCGGAACGGGAATTTCTGTTCGATGCAGCCACATTTAAACGACTGGACCAGAATCAGGACCACCTGATCAGCGCCGATGAGGCGGAGGCCCTCTCCCCGAAATCGGATTAG
- a CDS encoding DUF1549 and DUF1553 domain-containing protein has product MLSASENQHNRGTQVGSLLLAGLLLICMQSSIMAAEKSATDSEPQRLAGQIDQFIRQAHQREHVQIAPCASDAEFMRRVYLDLSGKIPPVAEVRQFLADTTPDKRSQLIERLLASPGFVVHFTSLWREILIPEAGTDPFARQQVPEFEAWLRTQLRNDTSYAALARAIIGASFDQDAAQAETMEPTPRAFYVAKQLKPESLAASTSRAFLGVRIECAQCHDHPFDTWKQEQFWKFAAFFANFDQSQQNNLITGFSLREVTGKPAIKIPDTNRLVEASLLNGKEIDWEQNQRGPRERLSEWITSSQNPYFAKASVNRIWSLFFGRGIVDPVDDFSATNPASHPELLDAMARAFQQHDYDLKYLIREITNSETYQLTSRQTDPSQSRAQWYGKMPTRGLTSEQIFANLVQATGFFRQTTETDPRLVAGGTNSPQTEIYELFQSEAENQLEPRATILQALALMNGTFITNATSLEESDVFTAIVDFPGQSVEQKIEAFYLSTLSRPPTSAEQNRLKSYITASEDQTDAYANLFWALLNSSEFLLNH; this is encoded by the coding sequence GTGTTAAGTGCCAGCGAAAATCAGCACAACCGAGGTACTCAGGTGGGCAGTCTGCTACTGGCAGGACTACTGCTCATCTGCATGCAGTCGAGTATCATGGCCGCGGAAAAGTCTGCTACCGACAGCGAACCACAGCGGCTGGCCGGTCAGATCGATCAGTTTATCAGGCAGGCTCACCAGCGCGAACACGTTCAGATCGCCCCCTGTGCTTCGGATGCGGAATTCATGAGGCGGGTCTACCTGGATCTGTCCGGCAAAATTCCACCGGTAGCGGAAGTACGCCAGTTTCTGGCAGATACCACTCCAGATAAACGGTCTCAGTTGATTGAACGCTTATTGGCCAGTCCGGGGTTCGTGGTCCACTTCACCAGTCTTTGGCGGGAGATCTTGATTCCCGAAGCTGGCACAGATCCATTTGCACGCCAACAGGTGCCGGAATTCGAAGCCTGGCTGCGAACTCAACTGAGAAACGACACTTCCTACGCTGCTCTGGCACGTGCCATCATTGGAGCGTCCTTTGATCAGGACGCAGCACAGGCAGAGACAATGGAACCCACTCCGCGGGCTTTCTATGTGGCTAAGCAGCTCAAACCAGAGAGCCTGGCTGCCAGTACTTCCCGTGCCTTTCTGGGAGTCCGGATTGAATGTGCCCAGTGCCATGATCATCCCTTCGATACCTGGAAGCAGGAGCAGTTCTGGAAGTTTGCAGCCTTCTTTGCCAATTTCGATCAGTCCCAGCAGAATAATTTGATTACCGGATTCAGCCTGAGAGAAGTCACCGGCAAACCCGCCATCAAAATTCCCGATACAAATCGACTGGTCGAAGCCAGTCTTCTGAACGGAAAAGAGATCGACTGGGAACAGAATCAGCGTGGCCCCCGAGAACGGCTATCGGAATGGATCACATCTTCACAGAACCCCTATTTCGCCAAAGCGTCGGTCAATCGAATCTGGAGTCTGTTTTTTGGTCGAGGCATCGTGGACCCGGTCGATGATTTTTCTGCGACCAATCCCGCCTCGCATCCGGAACTGCTGGATGCCATGGCGCGTGCCTTCCAGCAACATGATTACGATCTGAAATATCTGATTCGCGAAATCACGAATTCTGAGACCTATCAGCTCACCAGTCGCCAGACCGATCCCAGTCAGTCTCGTGCACAATGGTATGGAAAAATGCCGACACGGGGCCTGACCTCAGAACAGATCTTTGCCAATCTGGTCCAGGCCACGGGGTTCTTCCGCCAGACGACAGAAACGGATCCGCGATTGGTCGCAGGAGGCACAAATTCTCCCCAGACGGAAATTTACGAACTGTTTCAATCGGAGGCCGAAAACCAACTAGAGCCCCGGGCTACAATATTGCAGGCTCTGGCGCTGATGAACGGTACCTTTATCACCAACGCGACCAGTCTGGAAGAGTCCGATGTGTTTACCGCGATAGTAGATTTCCCCGGTCAATCGGTCGAACAGAAAATCGAAGCCTTTTATCTGTCCACGCTTTCCCGGCCTCCCACATCGGCCGAACAAAACAGACTGAAATCGTATATCACAGCCAGTGAAGACCAGACGGACGCCTATGCGAATCTGTTCTGGGCTCTGTTAAACAGTAGCGAGTTTTTATTGAATCATTAA